One bacterium genomic window, ATAAAGAGATTCATGCACAATAAATTTTTTGGCGGCAATGCATACCTGCCCCGCATTATTAAAACGAGATTCCATACACGTATTCAGCGCCAAATTAAAATCGGCATCGTCGCATACAATATACGGGTCACTCCCACCCAGTTCTAAAACAGATTTTTTAAGATATTTTCCAGCAAGTGCAGCTACCTGCTTTCCGGCACGCTGGCTTCCAGTTAAACTGACTCCCTGCACATAAGGATGACTAAGAACACTTTCTACTTTAGGCACATCCATCCATAAATTTGTTAAAAGCCCGTCTGGCACTCCCGCTTTTTTAAAAACATCCTCGATGGCTGCTGCACAGCCCCATACATTGGGAGCGTGTTTCAGCAAAATTCCATTTCCCGCCATTAACGTGGGCGCTGCAAAACGCATCACCTGCCAAAACGGAAAATTCCAGGGCATGATGCCTAAAACAAGACCCAAGGGTTCAAAAGAAATATGATTGGGTTTCCCGTCGGTTTCAATTTTTTGTGGAGCAAGAAGAGATGCCGCATGATCAGCATAATAATTGAGCCCCAAAGCGCTCTTTTCAACTTCGGCCACAGCCTGTGTGATGGGTTTTCCCATCTCGCGCGTCATGAGAAGAGCATGTTCTTGTTTGTGAAGAAGAAAAAGTTCCGCCGCTTTTTTAAGAATTTTTGATCTTTCCTCAAACGAATAGTTTCTCCAAACCCGAAAAGCACCATATGCCTTTTCTATCTTGGATAAAATCGTGGCATCACCGTCTAAAGCATAGTCGGCCAATACTTTGCCTGTTGCGGGGTTGATTGTTTTGATCGTCATATGTATTCTTTCTTCGTCATACCGGCGTACACCACGAGGGTGCAACTTCGTGGGCTGGTATCCAGGCCCATCTTAACCTGGACCCCGGCCTCCGCCGGGGTGACTGTGGGTAGTTACTCTCCAATAATCTTTACCAACACCCTTTTACGCCTCTTGCCATCAAACTCACCATAAAAAATCTGCTCCCAGGGGCCAAAATCGAGTTTTCCTTTAGTAATAGCCACCACACTCTCACGCCCCATAATCTGGCGTTTAATATGAGCATCGGCATTATCTTCGCCGGTATCATTGTGACGATATTGATCGATAGGGGCATGAGGCACTAATTTCTCTAAAAACACCTCAAAATCGTGATGAAGCCCGCGTTCATCGTCATTTATAAACACCGATGCCGAAATATGCATGGCATTCACTAAACAAAGCCCCTCTTTTATGCCACTTTTAGCCAAAATAGCCTCAACTTGTGGGGTAATATTGATAAAAGCCCGCCGTGTTTTAGTTTCAAACCATAATTCGTCACGATATGATTTCATAAAATGAATCCTCTCCTAAAATAGCCTTGGAAAACATCAATGATTTCGCTACACTTATAGATCAAAATTTAAACCAAGTTAGACCAAGGAGCGCTTTCCATGAACTATCAGTTTTTAACCTCTGATGCTGCTAAACAAAAAACCGATCTCTTAGTCGTTCTTTTACACGATACCAAAATTGGTTCTCATCCTTTAGCCAATGCTCTCAACAAAAAATTACACTTCGATAAACTTTTAACAACCGAAAAATTTGAAGCAACTCCCTTAGCCGCCAAACTCATCCCCACA contains:
- a CDS encoding secondary thiamine-phosphate synthase enzyme YjbQ codes for the protein MKSYRDELWFETKTRRAFINITPQVEAILAKSGIKEGLCLVNAMHISASVFINDDERGLHHDFEVFLEKLVPHAPIDQYRHNDTGEDNADAHIKRQIMGRESVVAITKGKLDFGPWEQIFYGEFDGKRRKRVLVKIIGE
- a CDS encoding NAD-dependent succinate-semialdehyde dehydrogenase, whose translation is MTIKTINPATGKVLADYALDGDATILSKIEKAYGAFRVWRNYSFEERSKILKKAAELFLLHKQEHALLMTREMGKPITQAVAEVEKSALGLNYYADHAASLLAPQKIETDGKPNHISFEPLGLVLGIMPWNFPFWQVMRFAAPTLMAGNGILLKHAPNVWGCAAAIEDVFKKAGVPDGLLTNLWMDVPKVESVLSHPYVQGVSLTGSQRAGKQVAALAGKYLKKSVLELGGSDPYIVCDDADFNLALNTCMESRFNNAGQVCIAAKKFIVHESLYKKFKEGLVESMQKLVVGNPENPDTKMGPMARDDLRDMLKKQVGRSVERGAFIVCQNLNVPKQGFYYPPTLLTEVKPGMPAFDEEVFGPVAVMIPFKTDDEAIQLANHPSFGLGAAVFTRDEKRASQFVKKIEAGVVAVNSQVRSDPRLPFGGIKESGYGRELGSFGIMEFANIKTVLNLY